The Agromyces atrinae genome window below encodes:
- the murC gene encoding UDP-N-acetylmuramate--L-alanine ligase, with protein MTIKPDTTIEIPDELGAVHFVGIGGSGMSGIARLFLSAGHRVTGSDVRESSNIDALRELGADIVIGHHADNVGDAEALVVTGALWQDNPEYRLALDNGLPVLHRSQALAWLIRRQRLVAVAGAHGKTTSTGMIVTGLLGIDADPSFVNGGVIESLGVSAARGSGELFVVEADESDGSFLLYDTSVALITNVDPDHLDHYGSLEAFEDAFVTFADNASEFVVISSDDVGATRVAARLTHERVITFGEAEDATVRVHSIDTNGPVALSVDVDGETYSTRLRVPGRHNAINAAGAFAVLVGLGFDAAPSLEAISGFGGTERRFELHGVVDRVSVFDDYAHHPTEVAAALSAARTVVGEGRIIAVHQPHLYSRTRLFAQEFADVLEEFADETVVLDVYGAREDPEPGVTGALVAERFTDPSRVAFVADWQEAADHTARIARPGDYVITLGCGDVYRIVPQLLGALEVERGVTRE; from the coding sequence GTGACGATCAAGCCCGACACCACCATCGAGATCCCCGACGAGCTCGGCGCTGTCCACTTCGTCGGTATCGGCGGCTCCGGCATGAGCGGTATCGCCCGCCTCTTCCTCTCGGCGGGCCACCGCGTGACCGGTTCCGACGTGCGGGAGTCGTCGAACATCGACGCGCTCCGAGAGCTCGGTGCCGACATCGTCATCGGGCACCACGCCGACAACGTCGGCGACGCCGAGGCGCTCGTCGTCACGGGGGCGCTCTGGCAGGACAACCCCGAATACCGGCTCGCGCTCGACAACGGTCTGCCCGTCCTCCACCGCTCGCAGGCGCTCGCGTGGCTCATCCGACGCCAGCGCCTCGTCGCCGTCGCGGGCGCGCACGGCAAGACGACGTCGACCGGGATGATCGTGACCGGCCTCCTCGGCATCGACGCCGACCCGAGCTTCGTGAACGGCGGGGTCATCGAGTCGCTCGGCGTGAGCGCCGCTCGCGGCTCAGGAGAACTGTTCGTCGTCGAGGCCGACGAGTCGGACGGCTCGTTCCTGCTCTACGACACGTCGGTCGCGCTCATCACGAACGTCGACCCCGACCACCTCGACCACTACGGGTCGCTCGAGGCCTTCGAGGACGCCTTCGTCACGTTCGCCGACAACGCGAGCGAGTTCGTCGTGATCTCGAGCGACGACGTCGGTGCGACGCGGGTCGCCGCGCGGCTCACGCACGAGCGCGTGATCACCTTCGGTGAGGCCGAGGATGCCACGGTGCGCGTGCACTCCATCGACACGAACGGTCCCGTCGCCCTCTCGGTGGACGTCGACGGCGAGACCTACTCCACGCGACTGCGCGTGCCCGGGCGTCACAACGCGATCAACGCGGCGGGCGCGTTCGCCGTGCTCGTCGGCCTCGGCTTCGACGCCGCGCCCTCGCTCGAGGCGATCAGCGGCTTCGGCGGCACCGAGCGTCGCTTCGAGCTGCACGGCGTCGTCGACCGCGTGAGCGTCTTCGACGACTACGCGCACCACCCGACCGAGGTCGCCGCCGCTCTGTCTGCGGCGCGCACGGTCGTCGGGGAGGGACGCATCATCGCGGTGCACCAGCCGCACCTGTACAGCCGCACGCGCCTCTTCGCTCAGGAGTTCGCCGATGTGCTCGAGGAGTTCGCCGACGAGACGGTCGTCCTCGACGTCTACGGTGCTCGGGAGGACCCCGAGCCGGGCGTCACGGGCGCACTCGTCGCCGAGCGATTCACCGACCCCTCACGGGTCGCCTTCGTCGCCGACTGGCAGGAGGCCGCCGACCACACGGCGCGTATCGCGCGCCCGGGCGACTACGTCATCACCCTCGGTTGCGGCGACGTCTACCGCATCGTGCCGCAGCTGCTCGGTGCCCTCGAGGTCGAGCGCGGAGTGACGCGCGAGTGA
- a CDS encoding FtsQ-type POTRA domain-containing protein gives MKRPQGFDQPVRRQPARPPASTPSNPPSEPRATSTSRPSNETEPIDVIAPDVPIERATAPVIPLIDPGLTGATATAPDEHASDRASARAIKRAQRARRRFEKSEVRRFTVRGRRRRRAWVIGLGSVGALVVAVVLIAYSPLMALRTVEVIGAERVPAADIEAALSTQIGTPLPLLDRGRVDEAMKSFPLLQSYSTESRPPGTLVVRVVERVPVGIVREGDTFQLVDAAGVVMQSAAEPPAGFPLIEVEGGTTSAGFHAVTSVLRALPPEVLAQAVSASAATKDDVRLVLVGDTDVVWGSAENSSFKATVLATLMVSAPPDAVGGYDVSSPNSPVTF, from the coding sequence GTGAAGCGGCCCCAGGGCTTCGATCAACCGGTGCGGCGGCAGCCGGCTCGCCCCCCGGCGAGTACGCCGTCGAACCCGCCGTCGGAACCGCGGGCGACGTCGACGTCTCGACCGTCGAACGAGACGGAACCGATCGACGTCATCGCGCCCGACGTTCCGATCGAGAGGGCCACGGCCCCGGTCATCCCGCTCATCGATCCCGGTCTGACCGGGGCGACGGCGACGGCGCCCGACGAGCACGCCTCCGACCGGGCATCGGCCCGGGCGATCAAACGTGCGCAGCGTGCGCGTCGCCGGTTCGAGAAGAGCGAGGTGCGTCGGTTCACCGTGCGCGGTCGCCGGCGTCGACGTGCCTGGGTCATCGGCCTCGGCTCCGTCGGCGCGCTCGTCGTGGCCGTCGTGCTCATCGCATATTCACCGCTCATGGCCTTGCGGACGGTCGAGGTCATCGGTGCCGAGCGTGTTCCCGCCGCCGACATCGAGGCGGCGCTGTCGACGCAGATCGGTACTCCGCTGCCCCTGCTCGATCGCGGCCGCGTCGATGAGGCCATGAAGTCGTTCCCGCTCCTGCAGAGCTATTCGACCGAGTCGCGCCCGCCGGGCACGCTCGTCGTGCGGGTCGTCGAGCGCGTTCCCGTCGGCATCGTGCGCGAGGGTGACACCTTCCAGCTCGTGGATGCCGCGGGCGTCGTCATGCAGTCGGCCGCCGAGCCGCCCGCGGGCTTCCCGCTCATCGAGGTCGAGGGTGGCACGACGTCGGCCGGCTTCCACGCGGTCACGAGCGTCCTCCGGGCCCTGCCGCCCGAGGTGCTCGCGCAGGCCGTCTCGGCGTCGGCCGCGACGAAGGACGACGTGCGTCTCGTGCTCGTCGGCGACACCGACGTCGTGTGGGGAAGTGCGGAGAACTCGAGCTTCAAGGCGACGGTGCTGGCGACACTCATGGTCTCCGCGCCGCCCGACGCCGTGGGCGGATACGACGTGTCGTCGCCCAACAGTCCCGTCACGTTCTGA
- the ftsZ gene encoding cell division protein FtsZ yields the protein MSSNQNYLAVIKVVGIGGGGVNAVNRMIELGLRGVEFIAINTDAQALLLSDADVKLDVGRDLTRGLGAGADPEVGRRAAEDHAEEIEEALAGADMVFVTAGEGGGTGTGGAPVVARIAKSIGALTIGVVTKPFGFEGKRRQTQAELGVSTLKNEVDTLIVVPNDRLLEISDRGISMLEAFATADQVLLAGVQGITDLITTPGLINLDFADVKSVMQGAGSALMGIGSSRGADRAIKAAELAVASPLLEASIDGAHGVLLSIQGGSNLGIFEINDAARLVQEAVHPEANIIFGAVIDDTLGDEVRVTVIAAGFDGGEPQARQDDALRANFAGTGAAADPSSLAVLGESGVSEFNIDELVDTAAWNETQTADAIVTDPAFAEADDEIDIPDFLK from the coding sequence GTGTCATCAAACCAGAACTACCTCGCCGTCATCAAGGTCGTCGGAATCGGCGGCGGCGGTGTCAACGCCGTCAACCGCATGATCGAACTCGGTCTTCGCGGAGTCGAATTCATCGCCATCAACACCGATGCCCAGGCATTGCTGCTGAGCGACGCCGACGTCAAGCTCGACGTCGGTCGTGACCTCACGCGCGGCCTCGGCGCCGGAGCCGACCCCGAAGTGGGTCGTCGCGCTGCCGAAGACCACGCGGAAGAGATCGAAGAGGCCCTCGCCGGGGCCGACATGGTCTTCGTGACCGCGGGTGAAGGCGGTGGCACCGGTACCGGTGGCGCTCCCGTCGTGGCACGCATCGCGAAGTCGATCGGCGCACTCACCATCGGTGTCGTCACGAAGCCCTTCGGCTTCGAGGGCAAGCGCCGCCAGACGCAGGCCGAACTCGGCGTCTCGACCCTCAAGAACGAGGTCGACACCCTCATCGTCGTGCCGAACGACCGCCTGCTCGAGATCAGCGACCGCGGCATCTCGATGCTCGAGGCGTTCGCGACGGCCGACCAGGTGCTCCTCGCGGGTGTGCAGGGCATCACCGACCTCATCACGACGCCGGGCCTCATCAACCTCGACTTCGCCGACGTCAAGTCGGTCATGCAGGGTGCGGGTTCCGCGCTCATGGGAATCGGTTCGTCGCGCGGCGCCGATCGTGCCATCAAGGCTGCCGAGCTCGCTGTCGCGTCGCCGCTCCTCGAGGCATCCATCGACGGCGCTCACGGAGTCCTGCTGTCGATCCAGGGTGGTTCGAACCTCGGAATCTTCGAGATCAACGACGCGGCCCGCCTCGTGCAGGAGGCCGTGCACCCCGAAGCGAACATCATCTTCGGTGCCGTCATCGACGACACGCTCGGCGACGAGGTGCGGGTGACCGTCATCGCCGCCGGCTTCGACGGCGGCGAGCCGCAGGCCCGACAGGATGACGCTCTGCGCGCGAACTTCGCGGGCACGGGCGCCGCCGCCGACCCGAGCTCGCTCGCCGTCCTCGGCGAGTCCGGCGTCTCGGAGTTCAACATCGACGAGCTCGTCGACACCGCTGCCTGGAACGAGACGCAGACGGCCGACGCGATCGTCACCGACCCGGCCTTCGCCGAGGCCGACGACGAGATCGACATCCCCGACTTCCTCAAGTAG
- a CDS encoding YggS family pyridoxal phosphate-dependent enzyme — translation MSENLASRLRDVSSAVAAAAADADRDASEITTIVVTKFHPAALVAELADLGVRDVGENRHQEAQAKAAELSGLGLSWHFIGQLQSKKARQVRAYASSIHSIDRPALVDALRSDDDVIDGFVQVNLTDDAGRGGVLPAELDALVEKVLETPGIRLRGLMAVAPLDGEPRRAFARVRELSESVRRTAPEASALSMGMSQDFREAIFEGATHLRIGTLITGNRPTPGLTSN, via the coding sequence GTGAGCGAGAACCTCGCCTCCCGGCTCCGCGACGTATCATCGGCGGTCGCTGCGGCGGCCGCCGACGCCGATCGCGACGCCTCCGAGATCACGACCATCGTCGTGACCAAGTTCCACCCCGCGGCGCTCGTCGCCGAGCTCGCCGACCTGGGCGTGCGAGACGTGGGGGAGAACCGTCATCAGGAGGCGCAGGCGAAGGCGGCCGAGCTCTCGGGCCTCGGGCTCTCCTGGCACTTCATCGGCCAGCTGCAGTCGAAGAAGGCGCGGCAGGTCCGCGCCTACGCGAGTTCGATCCACTCGATCGATCGTCCCGCGCTCGTCGACGCGCTGCGCTCCGACGACGACGTGATCGACGGCTTCGTCCAGGTGAACCTCACCGATGACGCCGGCCGGGGCGGGGTCCTGCCCGCCGAACTCGACGCACTCGTCGAGAAGGTGCTCGAGACGCCCGGCATCCGGCTCCGCGGACTCATGGCGGTCGCGCCCCTCGATGGCGAACCGCGCCGCGCGTTCGCACGTGTGCGTGAACTCTCCGAGTCGGTGAGGCGCACGGCCCCCGAGGCGTCCGCCCTGTCGATGGGGATGTCGCAGGACTTCAGGGAGGCGATCTTCGAGGGTGCGACACACCTTCGGATCGGCACCCTCATTACCGGGAATCGACCGACTCCCGGCTTAACCTCGAACTGA